From the genome of Acidimicrobiales bacterium:
ACGAGCGCTACGTGCTCGAAGCAACGCCCAACTACTGGTACGGCGGCAAGCGGTTGCTCGATGCGACCGAGGCGATCCTCGACCACCCTCGCTACATCATCAGCTTGCGCGATCCCGTGGCGCGGTTCTGGTCGGACTTCACCTACATGAAGAGCAAGGTGCTTTTGCCGCGCGATCTCAGCGCCGCCGAGTACCTCGACCGCTGCGAAGAATTGCGGGCCGCCGGCACGGAGTTCACGGCGACCAATCGGTACTACCGCACCCTGTCGACTGGCTTCTACGCCGAGCACCTGCCGGCGCTCATCGACCGCCTCGGCGACCGCTTGTACTTCGTCTTCTTCGAACGGCTGGCGTCTGACGCGGCCAAGGTTGTGGGCGACCTTCTCGACTGGCTCGAGCTCGACCGAAGTGCCGCCGCAGGCTTCGACTTCGCCGCCCACAACTCCACGATCACGGTGCGGTCTGAGCCGGTACAGCGCGTAGCTCACGCGGTCGCCCGTTGGAGTGACACCGTGACGCGGCGATATCCCAGGGCGAAGCAGGTCCTGGTCGACGCGTACACCCGCGTGAACCGCGGCGGTGACCGCGACGACGCGATCGACGAGCCGACGCGAGCACGGCTCGCGGCGCTGTACGCGCCGGCGAATCACGCGCTGCGGACCACGCTCGTCGCGGCGGGCTACACCGACGTTCCGGCGTGGCTCGAGGCCGCGTGATGCGAGTCGCGGTGTACACCGAGTTGTATCCGCCGCACGTTGGCGGCATGGAAGTGCGCATGAGCGAATTGGCCAAGGCGCTCGTCGCGCGCGGTCACGCCGTCGACGTGTTCTGCATCCGCCATGACGTGGCTGTGCCGGCCGAGTCGGTCGAGCACGGCGTACGGGTTCGGCGCTATCCGACGGCGCCGCGCTACCGCCGTTCACTCATCCCCAAGATGCCCCGCAGCGTGTGGGCCATTGCTCGCTACGCACGGTGGGCGCGGCGCACCGCCTCGGCAGGCGCCTATGACGTGTACCTGTTCAACCAGTGGCCCTTCGGCCATCTTGCCGTCGCGCCCGCCTCGGTGCGCGAGCGCGCCATCACCGACTGGTGCGAGGTGCGCGGCGGCAGGCTCTACGGCGCCTTCGAGCGCCGCCTGCCACGGCGATCGGCGCGCAACATGGCGGTGAGCCGTGAGGTGGCCGAAGGCATAGCTGCCGCGTCGGGTCAATCCGTCGACGCGCTCCCGACGGGCGTCGACACGCGCCAGTTTCGAGCGGACGTCGTCCGCGGCGGCGTCCTCTACGTCGGTCGCCTCTTCGAACACAAGCGCGTGCCGCTACTGGTGGAAGCGTTCGCCAAACTGCGCGCCAACGGTTTCACCGGCACGCTGACGATCGCGGGTGACGGACCGGCGCGGACCGACGTCGACCGCGCCGTCGCGTCGCTCGATGCGGCGACGCGTGCTGCGGTACAGGTCATGGGTTACGTCGACGAAGCCGAGAAAGTGCGGCTGCTCGCGGCCGCGGCGGTGCTCGTGCTTCCAAGCATGCGCGAAGGCTTTCCGAACGTCGTGTCCGAAGCCATGGCCTCCTCGCTCCCGGTCGTCACCACGAACGACTCGGGCAACGGCACCGCGGCGGTCGTGCGCGAGTACGGCATCGGTGAAGTAGCCGATCCGACTCCGAGCGCGATCGCGGACGCGGTGCGCACCGTGCTCGAAGACTGGCCGGCGTATTCGCAGCGCGCTGCCGCCGGCGGCGCCAGCCTCGACTGGTCCGCGCTCGTAGTCCGTTTCGAGGAGATGGCAGCGTCGCTGCCCTCACGATGAGAGTTCTTGTCGCCGGAGGCGCCGGCTTCATCGGCTCGGAGGTATGCCGACAGCTCGTCGGTGAAGGCCACGACGTGCTCGCGCTCGACAACTACTTCACGGCGCGCGAGGGATCGTTGCCCGATGCGGTCGCCGTCACCCGCATCGACCTCGCGGACCCTGACGATTCAGCGCTGCACGCGGTCGTGACCGCCTACGACCCGGACTACGCCATTCACCTCGCGGCGATCTCGTACATCCCGTACTGCCTCGAGCACCCGGGCGATACGTTCCAGACGAATGTCGGTTCGGCCGAGAGGTTGTCGCGGGTCCTGAGTGGCACCGCGTGCCGGCGACTCGTGATGTCTTCGACGGCCGACGTGTACCAGGTCAACGACGACACGCACCACGAGGACGACGTGCTCGGTCCGCGCAACATCTACGGGCTGTCGAAGCGGCTCTCCGAGGAGATCCTCGAGTGCGCCAGTGCAATTTCGGATCACCTCTCGGCGACGTGTCTGCGCTTTGCCAACGTGTACGGCCCAGGCGAGACCAACCCCCATGTCGTGCCCGACGCAATCGCCGCCATCCGTTCGCACGCGACGCCGGAAATACACATGGGCTACCTCGGTGCCGAACGGGACTTCGTGCACGTGTCCGACGTGGCGCGGGCGATCCGCACCGCCACCTTCACCGACACCGGGCGCTTCAGCGTGTTCAACATCGGCACCGGACACAACACGACGATCCGTCAGCTCGTCGCGTTGTTGCAGGAACTCATCGGCGACACGCGCTCGGTGGTCGAGGACGAACGGCGATTCCGGAGGTTCGATCGCGACACGCTGCGCGTCGACACACGACGTATCACAGAAGTCCTCGGGTGGACGCCGGAAGTCACACTGCGTGATGGTCTTGCGTCACTTTTAGCGTGATTTTCTCTGGTTGCGGGAGGGGATTGTCGGTACAGTGCGACGCAGCATCAACCCTTCAACGCAAGGACCTGGGCCCATGAAGAAACTCCTCCTGGCGGTCGCGGCCGCCGCTGCCATTGCGACGCCGATCGCACTGAGCGGCGGTTCGGCGAGTGCCGCCGCGGGCAACTCAACCATCAACTGCAACAACTTCGGTGACAACAACCGTTGCACGGCCACCGATCCCGACGGCCTCAACTACATCCGGGTCATCGATCCAGCCACCGGCGCACTGGTCAAGTCGATCGACCTGGCGTGCTCCGACAACGTCACGAAGAAGGGGTTCAACTTCCCCGACTCCGGTGGCGACCACTACCGCATTCGCATCGCCGACTGCGAGAACAACACCGACACCTACGGCGTCAACCCGAAGACCACGGTCGTCACCGCCTGATCGTCTCTGAGTCCTAGGACTCGCACATCGGACCGCGCATGCTCCCGTCGAGCATGAGGCGGTCCGATGTGCGCGTAAAGGCCCCGGTGCAGCGCACGCGCGTGTAGGCCACGCTCCACTGCGCCGACTCGTCACGGGCGAAGGCCTGCTGCGAGGGACCCGCCACCCACGCCCCCTTCGAACCGCCGCCCTGCTTGGCCGGGTTCTGCGCCTGCGGGCCTGCCACCACTGTCACGTCGCTGATCGTGCTGTCGAAAAAGCCTCCGCGCTTGGCCGCGCCGAGCTTCTCGTCGTCGGACTCGATGACGCCCTGGCTGCACCCCCGCGCCAGTACACCCGATACGTGCACCCCGGTGTTGCGCTGTGCGTGCGGCGCGAACGACACGGCGCGGTTGCAGTCCACACCGACGATGGTGTCCGCCGTGAGGTCGCGAATCTCGCCACCGAAGGTCTTGTTCTTCGTCGCGTCACTCTCCAGGCGCAGTGCCGTGCCGCCGCGCGAGTACACGCCCGAAAAGCGCACGGACGTCGCGCCGCCGACCTGGTTCGGTCCGTAGCCGCGCGGGCTGTTCACGTTGTAGTGGTGCACGATGGCGCCGTTGCGCGGCTGGGCGAAGGGCGCCTCCACCGGTGAGTCGTCACGCGGCCGCAGCACGAGCACGGCCTTGGCGCTCGTCGGCCAGGTCGGAGTCGATTCGTCGGCGTTCTGAATCGAGAAGAGATTCTCGACGAGGAAGCCGTCAACGTTGAGCAACTCGATGCCCGACACCTTGTCGTCAGCGTCGGTGGCGCGCGGGTCGAGGTCCATCGTGAAGGCGTTGGCGATCGACCATCCGGCCTCGACGGGTTCGGCTTGTTGTTTGACGCCGCCGTCGTGTTGGCCGACACCGACGATCGACACGTTGCGCAACGGCCGCTGCGCGCTCGCACCGTCCCACACGATGAGGTACTTCGAGTTGCCGCCCTTCGCGTTGCGCCCGCCTGCCTGTTGCAGCACGGCGCCGGCGTCGACCTCGAGCC
Proteins encoded in this window:
- a CDS encoding NAD-dependent epimerase/dehydratase family protein, yielding MRVLVAGGAGFIGSEVCRQLVGEGHDVLALDNYFTAREGSLPDAVAVTRIDLADPDDSALHAVVTAYDPDYAIHLAAISYIPYCLEHPGDTFQTNVGSAERLSRVLSGTACRRLVMSSTADVYQVNDDTHHEDDVLGPRNIYGLSKRLSEEILECASAISDHLSATCLRFANVYGPGETNPHVVPDAIAAIRSHATPEIHMGYLGAERDFVHVSDVARAIRTATFTDTGRFSVFNIGTGHNTTIRQLVALLQELIGDTRSVVEDERRFRRFDRDTLRVDTRRITEVLGWTPEVTLRDGLASLLA
- a CDS encoding sulfotransferase domain-containing protein, which codes for MTRLPNLLIAGVTKAGTTSLFSYLVQHDEVCGASLKETEYFSKLLYPDHELAPRRDYERYFRQCGDERYVLEATPNYWYGGKRLLDATEAILDHPRYIISLRDPVARFWSDFTYMKSKVLLPRDLSAAEYLDRCEELRAAGTEFTATNRYYRTLSTGFYAEHLPALIDRLGDRLYFVFFERLASDAAKVVGDLLDWLELDRSAAAGFDFAAHNSTITVRSEPVQRVAHAVARWSDTVTRRYPRAKQVLVDAYTRVNRGGDRDDAIDEPTRARLAALYAPANHALRTTLVAAGYTDVPAWLEAA
- a CDS encoding glycosyltransferase family 4 protein; its protein translation is MARGRVMRVAVYTELYPPHVGGMEVRMSELAKALVARGHAVDVFCIRHDVAVPAESVEHGVRVRRYPTAPRYRRSLIPKMPRSVWAIARYARWARRTASAGAYDVYLFNQWPFGHLAVAPASVRERAITDWCEVRGGRLYGAFERRLPRRSARNMAVSREVAEGIAAASGQSVDALPTGVDTRQFRADVVRGGVLYVGRLFEHKRVPLLVEAFAKLRANGFTGTLTIAGDGPARTDVDRAVASLDAATRAAVQVMGYVDEAEKVRLLAAAAVLVLPSMREGFPNVVSEAMASSLPVVTTNDSGNGTAAVVREYGIGEVADPTPSAIADAVRTVLEDWPAYSQRAAAGGASLDWSALVVRFEEMAASLPSR